ACCCGGCTCAGTATGATTACACACATGAAAATGCACCGCAAGCCGTTTTGTGCGATCTGCTTCGAATCGTTCcacgatgaggaggatgtgGTAAGAAATGTatactgatggtggtggtagatgcTGGTTAACGTTTTTAAATCTACACTGTAGTCCCAACACATCCTCGAGAATCATCCCGAGTTTTCCGGTAACGATGGTCGTCTAATGGCGCAGGCGGTTTACACCTCTACAACGGCGGCGCCACCAAATTCCCCATCCCGTTGCGATGAGGATACTAATGGTGGACCACCATTCCAGCAAGATGGCATGATGTCTTCGCATTCGGTTTCCTTGGTAACGATGAAGTTGGAAGAACACCAGCGTAAAAATACTAAACCAGGAAGGGACATTCATCAACGCTTGAGCCGATATGATAGCATTCAGAGACCCGCCAAAA
The sequence above is a segment of the Anopheles darlingi chromosome 2, idAnoDarlMG_H_01, whole genome shotgun sequence genome. Coding sequences within it:
- the LOC125948402 gene encoding uncharacterized protein LOC125948402, which gives rise to MKPEHFANLKLNAQERTTLAENEALKYPQPTTMTDTPGKSTETNYSFMKHFTTKNLFCCKGRNPKFFCFTCGYFIQTRLSMITHMKMHRKPFCAICFESFHDEEDVSQHILENHPEFSGNDGRLMAQAVYTSTTAAPPNSPSRCDEDTNGGPPFQQDGMMSSHSVSLVTMKLEEHQRKNTKPGRDIHQRLSRYDSIQRPAKNQSGSSNVKKTQKLKSMSKAMQNTDQSDTALVRITSRFGRSISLKVPQF